From the genome of Nicotiana tabacum cultivar K326 chromosome 17, ASM71507v2, whole genome shotgun sequence:
TCTTTAACAGAATAGGAGaaagaataaaaggaaaaacaaaaataaaagaagagagaTAAGACATAAGAGCAGGTGCTAGGATCATTAATACATAAGCAGTATCCAAGTCTGAAATATGGTTACCATTAATTACTAATGAGTAATCAAACTCATGCTTGCATTAATTTTGATATTCTGCAAAGCATTTTTCTATTTAGTAATAATTTGAAAAACAGCTAATGAGGTTGTTATATTTAACTTTGTGAAAACATGGTTGAAAGTGGTAATTGAACTTCAATAATTTTGTAAAACCATTGATCAGTAATCGACcttaagattttctttgattgttcTTTTCCTATTTTAAGAATCTCTCATATTATGTGGAGTTAGTACAAACCTAAATCACTTCCTCAAAAATTTCGTGTAGCTATTGTGGTTTATGTATTACTTTGTTAAATCAAAGATATGTCTAAGCTATTCCAGTTAGCTGTTTATCGCTGAAACAGATTCTGGCTCCGCTCTGCCCCAACTCTATCCCAACCAAATAAAAAGCCTGCACAAAaaatgaaattcaactcaaatgGATAAGTTTTTCTTTTGAGCTGTCTATACATTCTGGTTTCTTTTTCGCTAAAGATTAAAAAACAAGAAACCCTCTAAGGCAGCAAGCGCATTTGGTCCATTATTTATGatggataaaataaaattatagatCCAGCATTTTCTGTGCAAGGGAAGGAACAAAACAAAAGGCCGAGTATCTGTTAAATAGACATTAAAAATGAACAGTACGGTACCATCGTTCAAATTCCTACCTTCCTGCCACCAGAGTACAAGTAGTTTCCATCTTTTGAGAATTGGACCTGATAAGTGAATGTTATCATTGAAGCAATTACAGATTTTTGagtataagaaagaaaaaatgaatgaTAGCTCTACCAACTTACATGTGTTACCCCACCTTCTTGACCATGCAATACATAGAGAAGTTCCATGTTATCTTCTCTATGTATGGCAGTAGTTTGGCTATAGGATCCTGTGGCCAGCAACCCTGAATGGCTTGGACAGAAAGCAATTGAGGATATAATGCCTAAAAGATAAGATAAAAGGTGTCAGAATAATAAATGTATAATGAGGAATAATGTTGGCATCAGAAGGTAGGAAAATTAATTAACTTCAGCTGCACTATCTAGTTTCACTTTGATATAACTATCAGCTTGATGTGTTTGACACAGATAATCATCAGCTTATTATCTTATTATACAATCGAGTGCTAAAAAGGTGATCATAAAGAGAAGCGGCTACTGGAAAATACCTGATTGCCCTTCTTTATTTCCTTGAAGGGTGGAGTGCTGGGTAAAATCTCTACCAGGCCGATGAACATCAAATATTCTTATGGATTTGTTGTATCCAGCAAATATCCTAACTCAAAAAGAATAAAGAGTCAATGAAAACTTACTTTTGTAGCAAATTACCAGCTAATACATAGATAAAGAAAATGAAGCAGACCACAATACTACAAAAGAAGTTAGCATCGTAGTGCAAATGAAGTAAGAAGATGCTCAAAGAAAAACTGAAAACACATTAGTCTTAAAGTCtataaaacaaaatgaaaaaacaaaagggaaaagcATTTTTTGGGAGGGCGGAGGGTCAAGAAATTCATTAGCAACCACCTAAAATTGATAACTAGGTCTCATTACtgtcattctgatcacgctctcAGTAAATACGGATAGATTGCagttttttaataaatcaaaagaGTTCATCTACGCTTTATCGTGATCATACAATACCTTTTTAGATGTCTTTATCAAAAAACAAAGGTACTGCGATCATACTATCACTCTAGCCAACCCTCCAGATAAGTTGGTATTTCCACTTTAaacaaaaatcaacaaaagttaTACAACAGAACTTTTGACCCTCAATAACGTACTCTTTACCTTCAAAAGGTCTCCTATTTCTTGCCTTCAATCCAAAAGATACAATAAGGAGTTGTCTACCATAGGTTATTTTTCTTCCCGTCTTTTCTATAgagtttctttttcttcacatCCATTTTGAAGATTACCTAACTTGTACTtcgttagttttattttatatgggcacgtgtttttttcttttggtttgttCTGAAAAAGTTGACACCTTTTCATAATTAGAAATTCTTTAATTTTAATGTTTCCAATTTATCCTCAATAACGTGCTCTTATAGGAATTGACATGGCATGTCGAAAGCCCTACATACTAGTGGTACTTTTGGTTGTTATTAGCTTACATACATGTGCGCGAGTGCGCACGCACACGcacatattatatatgtatacatagaGAGACCTTTTGTGATCCAagtcttcctttcttttttaacTTTGTGTTCATTCAATCACCGCCAAATAAAATGAATAATAGGTACTAATTGTTTACCAGGCAAGCCTTTTATCCAGAAAGAAAAAAGCATATCTATTTGCCAAGATAGCTGAAAAACTCATTTTGATGGCCTCTCTACTAACTCACAAATAACAGCTCAACTAAATCTACTGATTACATGCATTATCCAACAGTTCTGGCAGTAATTATATTGACTAATCTGGAAAACATAAATCATGTCGGTGGAAGTAAACTCTTTAATCATCAATCATATAAGAAGAAAGAATATTCTGCACTAAACACGCTTAACCTAGTAATTACTCGTACAGCATCAGTCATCTATATAATTTCATTGACTCCAAATAAAAATTTATACCTAGTGTGCTATGTTTCTTGTCTTCTTCTTTTCTAAAACACAACTAAAATACTACAAATAAAATTAATGAAAAAGGACCAATGCCTCATGAACTGTGACCACAAGAGTGAGGATGGAGAAAAGCAATCTGATAaaaaaagaacaacaacaacgacccagtgcattcccacaagtggggtctggggctGATAAAAAAAGAAATGCTTACTTATTCCCTGCTGGGTTGAAGGCAACTGAGAAGGCAGCAGTGATCTCGTCCATGGCATCATAAGCACGGTAAGTACAGCGTAACTGCAACCACCCAAGAAAAGATAATGTAGGGAAGAATATCTTCCTAGCTAAGCTTGTTGAGCAGCTATACAAATCATGGGTAGTTAGCAACCTATCAAAGAGCAAGCGAGAGGAAAAAAATAATGTAGCAACAGCTCTAGAGACGAAGACACACCTGTCCAGTAGTAGCATCCCAGAGATGAATAGGGTGATCACGGGCAGTACTTGCAAAAACACATGTCTCTGGACCTGGGTCATGAAAGAAAACTCTAGTTAAATTTTTCTTATCACAGTCAGCATTACCACAAATAACAAGGCAATTGACATACTTGAAGAAGACATATAGGGATACCAGCAATAGTCATATACAGACTCCCCCTCACTCATGACAAGGCTTGCAGCATAAGAATCTGCAAATAATCATTCAGTCTTAaacacaacaaacaacaacatgAGATAGCAAATCATATCAAGTTTAATACTGAACACACATGATTGATAATTTCCACAATTACTATAACATACTTCCACAATGTTGCTTCACATCCAAACCTAAATATACTAATATCATACAATTTACCTGTATCAGCagctgatgaagaagtatcagcAAGCCATTCACTTTCATCGTACGGCCTATCAACGAAGCAAAGCCAAATTAACAGAGCAACTCAATGCAATGGAAATGCTAGAATAACTAGGTACCATTTCTTACTATGTGCTTGCCTTATAATAgcaccacatatgaatctatttATCTGTTAATCAATCAATTAATTGTACCTCATTCACAAAATTCtggggtcggctatatgaattcTCTATATACATTCAGCTCTATTTTCAGATAATTCGTCATTTCATGAAACTCTATTTACCAACAGATTTTAAGCCCCACAAACCCAATCACAAAGTATGAACTCCAAACGAATTGTAGTTGGAAAATTTTAATCTTTACAGTTATTCAAGACTTAAAATAATTTCACAGTTGTTCCTGGAGGATTTATCATTGAACATAGTTATAAAGTAGTAAAATGTATAGCAATTCAAAAACTTACAAGGTAAAAGAACAAAAGGTATTATCATCAGAGCAAGTGAGGAAGCAAGAACCATCCGGGGACCTATAATTCCAGAAGAAAAATagataacatatatatatatatatatatatatatatatatatatatatatatatatatatatatatatatatatatatatatatatagagagagagagagagagagagagagagagagagagagagagagagagagagagagagaaaaggcaTACCATTTAACACCCTTTAAGAAATTGTTAGGGTTAGAAGGAGTTCTGAAGTGGTTGAAGAAATGATAGGTTCGATATGGGGGAACATCATATTGAATAACTGGCCAACGGTAAGAAGATTCTTCCGATGGTTTTTCTACAGCTTCAGTTGGGACTTCTATCTGGTCTACAGCTCCCTCTTCACCCATTGATTCTCTAATGGGCTGCTGCTCTGAAGCTTCTTCTTCCCCCATTTGATTGATTCGCTAAAAAGGCTGCTAACGTTAGTCTGTGAAGAGTGTTAGCGCCAAAAAGAAAGTGTTTCGAGGGGTTTGGGGGGCTATTTGAGAAAGACACTGCTACTATAAATTGTTATGGATTCCAAGTTGGCACTACTGATGTTGCTCGGCAACTATTAACTTTCTATATACCTGTTATATACATAATTATTTGTTATAGTTACTATTCAGTTATTACGATAGTATATTCGCGTTATTATATTCGTAAATACGACAGCAAAAAGTACCTAAAATTATGGCAATTCAGCTGTACACACATATATTCACATATATTCGTGTCatgtatttatgaatacagtaACGGCAATCAACTTAAAAATATGTATGTCTAGCTATCTAATAACGAAATTAATATCAATTAGCGcgatacactcctaatataactcaacaaaatcaattataACATGCCTCATAATCAAtccaattaattagaataatttttcagttgtatataactgttgtatttaacttttgtatttagtgtgttttaatttttttttactgttgCATTCATTAGATTCAATGTTTGTATTTACTGTATACGCTATTTTATATTCAGTGTATTCAAATGTATCTGTATTAACAGTATTTTAGTTATtcctaatacatgttattactgttgtattcagtgtatttcaTTGGTTGCATTCActgtattttatttgtatttagtGTATTTTACAgtatttcaatgtattttaaaattaaatgtattcaCTATTTATAATTTGttctattttattatttgtattcagtgtatttcaaTATTTATATCATATATTCATATATACTGTATATACAGTATGCATGAATACAAGTGTATTCAGCTGTattaaaaaaatagcaaaaaaatatatttatataaaaatacaatgtgtttgagtttaatttgtataaaatataatgtatttgtatcattatatgtgactaaatagcaaagaagagaagaaagttcgtcggAGATAGCGTTTTCCGgccaagaagagaagaaagttcgtcggAGATAGCGTTTTCCGgccaagaagagaagaaagttcgtcgTATCCGTACAACAAATTTATGATAAAAGTTCATCACATTGCTCGAAGAGAGAGAGATTCTTCTTTCTCGTCGGCCATCAATACTAGGGCTTGAGTTGCTCgaagagagagaaggaagagagagagaaagaaaaaaaaatctgagAGAGAATCTtgtgttaattgaaagaaagagagaggaaaaacataaGTAGCGTATTTCATGTCTCAGTGGTAGTATACACCATAAATACCtatttgctataaaatataaaaggtagctatagaaaataatattttaaaataattttggtttataataaatagggtgtatacctttGTAAGGAATTTTAGTCTTGTTACATGATTTAATCAAGAAAAaggatttatataaggtaaaaacttaatgaattttaaagtcctaaatattaagaatatttatatagttcaaataaggaaagatttaataaggaaagatttaataagtaaagttttaattgattttaaggTCCTACATATTAGGAAAGTAGCTAAATTACGATTTTGTCCAATGTAAAATtgattttaaagggtaaaaaaggcgatcgacatttcgctaagggtcttcgtgcttttaatatagtatatagatatagatatagataatggTGGTATAACCCGCATCTTCATTATTtttttactactatattactaGCACGGGTTATCTATTATTAATATAGTTTTGTCTGTCactaaagaaaaatactttattATTAATCTCTGAAAACTCTTTACAATTCTTTATTTCCTCCACAAATCTCCACACAAAAAATAAGCTACTAATATGAATTATAAACTATTTATAATAGTATGAAATCTATTTTAActagaaatataaaaatatattcgTATATTAATTATGGCTACAAATCCTatttagacatgaattaaataaattacaTCCTAAACAATTAAGGTTTcctactacaactttgaattagttttgTAACGATCCGGCTGGCCGTTTTAAGTATTACAGCCTCgtttcccatttactgcttatcctttgtttaattataatcACATGACTTGCTAGGGAGGTTTCAAAATGAATTGGAACAATTGGTTCCAATaattaaagtttaagttgaaacagttgactggatgttgacttatgtgtaaacaactctgaaatagagttttgatgattccaatagctttgtatggtgattttggacttaggagtgtgtccggaaaaatatttggaagcccgtagttaaattaggcttgaaatggtgaaaataggaaatttaaagtttggaagtttgactgggagtttactttctgatatcggggtcggaattcaattctggaaattgaaataggtctgttatgtcatttatgacttgtgtgcaaaatttgaggtcaatcggacttgatttgatagatttcggcatcgaatgtagaagttggaatttgttagttttcattaggcttgaattgggggtgagattcgtggttttagcattgtttgatgtgatctgaggcctcgactaagttcgtatgatgttttgggacttgttggtatatttggttgaggttccgggggcctcgagtgagtttcggatggttaacagatcaaatttggacttagaacaaagctAGAATTTGCTGTCTTCTAGTGCAATTGCACCTGCGAAACTATTCTCGCAGGTGCGCTGCCTCATGTGCGGCTGGCaaggcgcagaagcggatttggggCTTGTCCTGGGGCTGCGTCGCAGGTGCGTGaaacttttcgcatctgcgagcctgcaGGTGCGAGCTAGGCGCCGCAAATGCGGAGTGAGGGGGGCAGCTGGTTCCGCAGAAGCAGCAGTGTCGACCGCAAAAGCGAGGCCACAGAAGCGGACCTCTTGTCCACAGAAGCGAAAGAATCTGCAGAAGTGGGGAAGACCTCGCATATGCGAGACCGCATATACGGTTAAGTACTCCGTAGAAGTGAAAACGCTGGTCATGCTACAAAAACAGAAGGGTCCGACATTTTTGTTATTTTGGATCTTTCAAACACGGGTTGAGGTAATTTTTTAGCGAGAATTCACGAAAACaattgaggtaagtcacttatgatcattgttagtcaataatattgaattatcattgagtatttcgattagattacgtgtttttgatgTGAAATTTGAGGAATTgagcctagggatttgaaaataagatttgaggatttgaaggtcgagttgatgtcggaatttagtaaatttggtatagttagactcgtggttgaatgggcgttcatattttataactttttccGGGTTCCGATACATGGGCCCCACTgataatttttgagttaaattttggattttgttagaaaaattagtaattccatatggaattgattcctactATTTGTGTTGGATGTATCgaattattgtgactagattcgaggcgttcggaggccgattcgcgaggcaagggcttgctaGCGGAGTGATTTGAGTTGCTTGAGGTAAATATCGTATTTAAACTCGGTTAAGGCACTAGTTGTCTAAATTATTGTGATAGCCACGTACTTTTGGGTACACACATGTGTGGAGATGGTCCCATGTGCAGGCATCAAGGTTGTATATTTATGTTTGGGCTATGCTCGGGCTCCTATAAGCCCAGAAATAATTGTTAAGCTTCGAGCTTCGATATCTAACATATGGTAACAATTTATGTGATTTAAGTAAACCATGATGTGTTTACTTAGAGGTTTAAATCCCGGAACAAACATGATAAATGCTTTTCATTGATGAAATTTTCGGATTTGTTacgatagcagactttgcacaggcctatactttagcatgttatttatACAAGTCCAGGGAGAAGAAAATCTTATTTCATTCATTATATATTTTTACCCTTGCTTTATAGCTATTGTATGATactttggcacgtgagttgtccgtatagcacgtgagttgtccgtgcagcatgcgagttgtccgtgcggatccatataatgatattttggcacgtgagttatccgtgcagcatatgagttgtccgtgcggatccatataata
Proteins encoded in this window:
- the LOC107773073 gene encoding uncharacterized protein LOC107773073 isoform X2 — translated: MGEEEASEQQPIRESMGEEGAVDQIEVPTEAVEKPSEESSYRWPVIQYDVPPYRTYHFFNHFRTPSNPNNFLKGVKWPYDESEWLADTSSSAADTDSYAASLVMSEGESVYDYCWYPYMSSSSPETCVFASTARDHPIHLWDATTGQLRCTYRAYDAMDEITAAFSVAFNPAGNKIFAGYNKSIRIFDVHRPGRDFTQHSTLQGNKEGQSGIISSIAFCPSHSGLLATGSYSQTTAIHREDNMELLYVLHGQEGGVTHVQFSKDGNYLYSGGRKDPYILCWDIRKTVEIVYKLYRSSETTNQRIYFDIEPQGQHLGSGGQDGSVHIYNLQTGQWVSSFRAASGTSLSYTESLCWMKVYLFSSISYSAYPILDTVNGFSFHPFLPMAASSSGHRRFGVLDDAYEDMLLTGDENCVSVWSFSYSASLENADSPSSGGSNGKDELQDLHQEA
- the LOC107773073 gene encoding uncharacterized protein LOC107773073 isoform X1, which codes for MGEEEASEQQPIRESMGEEGAVDQIEVPTEAVEKPSEESSYRWPVIQYDVPPYRTYHFFNHFRTPSNPNNFLKGVKWSPDGSCFLTCSDDNTFCSFTLPYDESEWLADTSSSAADTDSYAASLVMSEGESVYDYCWYPYMSSSSPETCVFASTARDHPIHLWDATTGQLRCTYRAYDAMDEITAAFSVAFNPAGNKIFAGYNKSIRIFDVHRPGRDFTQHSTLQGNKEGQSGIISSIAFCPSHSGLLATGSYSQTTAIHREDNMELLYVLHGQEGGVTHVQFSKDGNYLYSGGRKDPYILCWDIRKTVEIVYKLYRSSETTNQRIYFDIEPQGQHLGSGGQDGSVHIYNLQTGQWVSSFRAASGTSLSYTESLCWMKVYLFSSISYSAYPILDTVNGFSFHPFLPMAASSSGHRRFGVLDDAYEDMLLTGDENCVSVWSFSYSASLENADSPSSGGSNGKDELQDLHQEA
- the LOC107773073 gene encoding uncharacterized protein LOC107773073 isoform X3, with the translated sequence MGEEEASEQQPIRESMGEEGAVDQIEVPTEAVEKPSEESSYRWPVIQYDVPPYRTYHFFNHFRTPSNPNNFLKGVKWSPDGSCFLTCSDDNTFCSFTLPYDESEWLADTSSSAADTDSYAASLVMSEGESVYDYCWYPYMSSSSPETCVFASTARDHPIHLWDATTGQLRCTYRAYDAMDEITAAFSVAFNPAGNKIFAGYNKSIRIFDVHRPGRDFTQHSTLQGNKEGQSGIISSIAFCPSHSGLLATGSYSQTTAIHREDNMELLYVLHGQEGGVTHVQFSKDGNYLYSGGRKDPYILCWDIRKTVEIVYKLYRSSETTNQRIYFDIEPQGQHLGSGGQDGSVHIYNLQTGQWVSSFRAASDTVNGFSFHPFLPMAASSSGHRRFGVLDDAYEDMLLTGDENCVSVWSFSYSASLENADSPSSGGSNGKDELQDLHQEA